The following proteins are encoded in a genomic region of Haloarcula marina:
- a CDS encoding 2-oxoacid:acceptor oxidoreductase subunit alpha: protein MTDNELIWRIAGGSGDGIDSTSQNFAKALMRSGLHVFTHRHYPSRIRGGHTYVEVRAKDEPVQSRGDGYNFLLALGDSFARNPQEEAYYGKEELKPLYENFDELREGGVLLYDEGLLDEDDVDEIGLEEAAEENGWHVVPMDLRGIAKEHGREIMRNTAGIGATAAILDIDTEEFEQLIEQNMAGDMQEANLNVLQDAYDAASELDIDHDIEVPENSHDEEQVILSGSNAISYGALDEGCRFISGYPMTPWTDVFTIMSQHLPEFGGISEQVEDEIAAAALALGASHAGVKSMSGSSGGGFALMSEPLGLAEMTETPIVLVEAMRAGPSTGMPTKPEQADLEFVLYTSQGDSARVVFAPANIRECYTQTRAAFRIAYEYQIPAIVIYDQKIQGELRNLPASHFDEEPNADPGSVLTEEEIQDAAHHSSGKFQRFLHEPEDGSNVSPRSIPGQKDGRFLATGNEHNPSGHISEDPDNRIAQMNRRLNKLDDIRADLDENAGHQTYHGPDEADYGILVWGSQQDTAFEAVDRLNENGHSVKALGVSDMMPYPVEEVSEWLESVDEALVVEMNASAQFRGLTQKELGRYGEKLSSLLKYNGNPFEPAEIVDGFETSINGEDLAATNMKYLPAAGD, encoded by the coding sequence ATGACAGACAACGAGCTAATCTGGCGAATCGCTGGGGGTTCCGGGGACGGAATCGACTCGACCAGCCAGAACTTCGCGAAGGCCCTGATGCGTTCGGGACTTCACGTTTTCACACATCGTCACTACCCGTCGCGCATCCGGGGCGGCCACACGTACGTGGAAGTACGCGCGAAGGACGAACCCGTCCAGTCGCGCGGCGACGGCTACAACTTCCTGCTGGCGCTGGGCGACTCCTTCGCCCGCAACCCGCAGGAAGAAGCGTACTACGGCAAAGAGGAACTGAAGCCGCTGTACGAGAACTTCGACGAACTCCGCGAGGGCGGCGTCCTCCTGTACGACGAGGGCCTCCTCGACGAGGACGACGTCGACGAAATCGGCCTCGAAGAGGCCGCCGAGGAGAACGGCTGGCACGTCGTCCCGATGGACCTTCGGGGCATCGCCAAGGAACACGGCCGCGAGATTATGCGCAACACCGCCGGTATCGGCGCGACGGCGGCCATCCTCGACATCGACACCGAAGAGTTCGAACAACTCATCGAGCAGAACATGGCTGGCGACATGCAGGAAGCCAACCTCAACGTTCTGCAGGACGCCTACGACGCGGCGTCGGAACTCGACATCGACCACGATATCGAGGTTCCCGAGAACTCCCACGACGAGGAACAGGTCATCCTCTCGGGGTCGAACGCCATCTCCTACGGGGCGCTCGACGAGGGCTGCCGCTTCATCTCGGGCTACCCGATGACCCCGTGGACCGACGTGTTCACCATCATGTCCCAACACCTGCCCGAGTTCGGCGGTATCTCCGAGCAGGTCGAGGACGAAATCGCCGCGGCGGCGCTGGCGCTCGGTGCGTCCCACGCTGGCGTGAAGTCCATGTCCGGGTCGTCCGGCGGTGGCTTCGCGCTGATGTCCGAACCGCTCGGCCTCGCGGAGATGACCGAGACGCCTATCGTGCTGGTCGAAGCGATGCGTGCCGGTCCGTCGACCGGGATGCCGACCAAGCCCGAACAGGCCGACTTAGAGTTCGTCCTGTACACGTCGCAGGGCGACTCCGCCCGCGTGGTCTTCGCTCCGGCGAACATCCGCGAGTGTTACACACAGACCCGTGCGGCGTTCCGAATCGCCTACGAGTACCAGATTCCGGCTATCGTCATCTACGACCAGAAGATTCAGGGCGAACTCCGGAACCTGCCTGCCTCGCACTTCGACGAGGAACCGAACGCCGACCCCGGGTCGGTCCTCACCGAAGAAGAGATTCAGGACGCGGCCCACCACTCCTCGGGTAAGTTCCAGCGTTTCCTCCACGAACCGGAGGACGGCTCGAACGTCAGTCCGCGGTCGATTCCCGGGCAGAAGGACGGCCGTTTCCTCGCGACGGGTAACGAACACAACCCGTCCGGACACATCAGCGAGGACCCCGACAACCGCATCGCGCAGATGAACCGTCGGCTGAACAAGCTCGACGACATCCGCGCGGACTTAGACGAGAACGCCGGTCACCAGACCTACCACGGTCCGGACGAGGCCGACTACGGTATCCTCGTCTGGGGGAGTCAGCAGGACACCGCCTTCGAGGCCGTCGACCGACTCAACGAGAACGGTCACTCCGTGAAGGCCCTGGGCGTCTCCGACATGATGCCTTACCCCGTCGAGGAGGTCAGCGAGTGGCTCGAATCCGTCGACGAAGCGCTCGTCGTCGAGATGAACGCCAGCGCCCAGTTCCGCGGGCTCACCCAGAAGGAACTCGGCCGGTACGGCGAGAAACTGTCGAGCCTCCTCAAGTACAACGGCAATCCGTTCGAACCCGCCGAAATCGTCGACGGGTTCGAGACGAGCATCAACGGCGAGGACCTCGCCGCGACCAACATGAAGTACCTCCCCGCAGCGGGTGACTAA
- a CDS encoding N-acyl homoserine lactonase family protein yields the protein MVDTTITFLDRGRVQADRNFVVDGTSVATASNRDPAHEYETYVVWNLVIETPETTILWDTGSHPDAGDGYWPDPLYEAFAHVDAADHSLSDDLAAAGYSLSDIDAVVMSHLHLDHAGGLYNFAGTDTPIYVHREELPFAYFSAKTAEGSIAYLASDFDHDLNWQVVHGDGYRLADGVELLHLPGHTPGLLGALIEREGDPLLVVGDEAYVEANYEGAPMATSLLWNNGAWKESLERCRNVQRETGAEIILGHDLSVFEDLA from the coding sequence ATGGTCGACACAACCATCACGTTCCTCGACCGCGGGCGGGTACAGGCCGACCGGAACTTCGTCGTCGACGGGACCAGCGTGGCGACCGCGTCGAACCGCGACCCTGCCCACGAGTACGAGACGTACGTCGTCTGGAACCTCGTCATCGAGACGCCGGAGACGACGATTCTCTGGGATACGGGGTCCCATCCGGACGCAGGCGACGGCTACTGGCCCGACCCCCTGTACGAGGCGTTCGCCCATGTCGACGCGGCCGACCACTCGCTCTCTGACGACCTCGCCGCCGCGGGGTACTCCCTCTCGGACATCGACGCCGTGGTGATGAGCCACCTCCACCTCGACCACGCTGGCGGCCTCTACAACTTCGCCGGGACGGACACCCCGATTTACGTCCACCGCGAGGAACTCCCGTTCGCGTACTTCAGCGCGAAGACGGCGGAGGGGTCCATCGCGTACCTCGCCAGCGACTTCGACCACGACCTGAACTGGCAGGTCGTCCACGGCGACGGCTACCGCCTCGCCGACGGCGTGGAACTGCTCCACCTCCCCGGCCACACGCCCGGTCTGCTCGGCGCACTCATCGAGCGAGAGGGCGACCCGCTGTTGGTCGTCGGCGACGAGGCCTACGTCGAGGCCAACTACGAGGGCGCGCCGATGGCGACGAGTCTCCTCTGGAACAACGGCGCGTGGAAGGAGAGTCTGGAACGGTGTCGGAACGTCCAGCGCGAGACGGGCGCGGAAATCATCCTGGGGCACGACCTCTCGGTGTTCGAGGACCTCGCGTGA
- a CDS encoding sensor histidine kinase gives MTRLKRTSAAATIAATGVLVAVPNARAFTGPLDTSGTVLAVLGIVIGVVLFGGAALLVGTDISTGHVVRVAGWNALGVVVLGIVLGLASTTGDVTLPAYVAAGVLGVSAVAHVLIGINDVRRIRATELAREREKLAVLNRLARHNLRNDAQVLAGVADLYGADVDLAVREQASERVEAVSQSLGSMSTRLKEMQAIVDDGASPTARSLPDLVDGVVADCRADYPEATIEAEVPDVSVLATTHLSTSLRHLVENAIVHTDEQTVRVTAERDDQAVTLVVEDDGPGIPEVERQILTGERDRTQVEHASGLGLWVVKTAVEELGGELGFGDSDETGGEVRLRLPVA, from the coding sequence GTGACACGGCTCAAACGAACCAGCGCGGCGGCGACGATTGCGGCGACGGGGGTTCTCGTCGCCGTGCCGAACGCACGGGCGTTCACGGGACCGCTGGATACGAGCGGGACCGTACTCGCCGTCCTCGGGATAGTCATCGGCGTCGTCCTCTTCGGCGGCGCGGCGCTCCTCGTCGGGACCGACATCTCGACGGGCCACGTCGTCCGCGTCGCCGGGTGGAACGCCCTCGGCGTCGTCGTTCTCGGGATAGTGCTGGGGCTGGCGTCGACGACGGGCGACGTGACGCTGCCAGCGTACGTCGCCGCGGGCGTCCTCGGCGTCAGCGCCGTGGCCCACGTCCTCATCGGAATCAACGACGTGCGGCGAATCCGCGCGACCGAACTGGCGCGGGAACGGGAGAAGTTGGCGGTCCTGAACCGTCTCGCGCGGCACAACCTTCGGAACGACGCGCAGGTGCTCGCTGGCGTCGCGGACCTCTACGGGGCCGACGTGGATTTGGCGGTTCGGGAACAAGCGAGCGAACGGGTCGAAGCGGTCAGCCAGAGCCTCGGGTCGATGAGCACACGTCTCAAAGAGATGCAGGCAATCGTCGACGACGGGGCGTCCCCGACGGCGCGCTCGCTCCCCGACCTCGTGGACGGCGTCGTCGCCGACTGCCGGGCGGACTACCCGGAGGCGACCATCGAGGCCGAGGTTCCGGACGTGTCCGTTCTCGCGACGACCCACCTGTCGACGTCGCTCAGACACCTCGTCGAGAACGCCATCGTCCACACGGACGAACAGACGGTACGCGTCACCGCCGAGCGCGACGACCAAGCCGTGACGCTGGTCGTCGAGGACGACGGGCCGGGAATCCCGGAAGTGGAGCGACAGATTCTGACCGGCGAACGCGACCGGACGCAGGTCGAACACGCCAGCGGACTGGGGCTCTGGGTCGTGAAGACGGCGGTCGAAGAACTCGGCGGCGAACTCGGGTTCGGCGATAGCGACGAGACCGGCGGCGAAGTCAGACTCCGACTGCCGGTCGCATAA
- a CDS encoding long-chain fatty acid--CoA ligase, whose protein sequence is MPGGSPQTLRPFLTRAAQLYPETEIVSRTHEGMVRYDYDEYADRAAQLANALSAAGFGDGDRIGTFCWNHHRHFETYFGVPSMGAQLHTINPLLPDKHVQYIVENAQDRAIFVDASFLPKLEGAVADDPDPFDSVEQFVVMGESVPETDLDAVAYESFVEGHATEYDWPALEEERPAGLCYTSGTTGQPKGVEYTQQMLWSHTMAIQSPQGIPLADDDVMMPVVPMFHVNAWGLPFSATAGGAKHVYPGPQPEPADLARLIEEEGVTVTAGVPTVWLGLMEYVKENDVDLSTLDRLVVGGSAAPEAMIRFFDDHGVELVHAWGMTETSPVGSVAHLKSDLEDADYETQLEKRSKQGLITPGLEYRVIDDDGNDVPQDGEAFGELHIRGPWVTTEYFARPEATEEEFEDGYLKTGDVVSVDEDGYIKIVDRAKDVIKSGGEWISSQELENALMAHDAVAEAAVIGVPHERWQERPLALVVPVDGADTSALDDELRDHILAEYPKWWVPDAVVTIEEVPKTATGKFNKQALRAEYGDESLVEGRVPDDAAPES, encoded by the coding sequence CGCCAACGCCCTGTCTGCGGCGGGGTTCGGCGACGGTGACCGAATCGGGACCTTCTGTTGGAACCACCATCGACACTTCGAGACGTACTTCGGCGTTCCGTCGATGGGCGCGCAACTCCACACCATAAATCCGCTCCTCCCCGATAAGCACGTCCAGTACATCGTCGAGAACGCACAGGACCGCGCCATCTTCGTCGACGCCTCCTTCCTGCCGAAACTGGAAGGCGCGGTGGCCGACGACCCCGACCCGTTCGACTCCGTCGAGCAGTTCGTCGTCATGGGCGAGTCGGTTCCGGAGACGGACCTCGACGCCGTCGCCTACGAGTCGTTCGTCGAGGGGCACGCCACCGAGTACGACTGGCCCGCGCTGGAGGAGGAGCGACCGGCGGGCCTCTGTTACACGTCGGGGACCACCGGCCAACCGAAGGGCGTCGAGTACACCCAGCAGATGCTGTGGTCGCACACGATGGCCATCCAGTCCCCACAGGGGATTCCGCTGGCCGACGACGACGTGATGATGCCCGTGGTCCCGATGTTCCACGTCAACGCCTGGGGCCTGCCCTTCTCGGCGACGGCGGGCGGGGCGAAACACGTCTACCCCGGCCCGCAACCCGAACCCGCCGACCTCGCCCGACTCATCGAGGAGGAGGGCGTCACCGTCACCGCTGGCGTTCCGACGGTGTGGCTCGGCCTGATGGAGTACGTCAAAGAGAACGACGTGGACCTCTCCACGCTGGACCGCCTCGTCGTCGGCGGAAGCGCCGCCCCCGAAGCGATGATTCGGTTCTTCGACGACCACGGTGTCGAACTCGTCCACGCGTGGGGTATGACCGAGACATCGCCGGTCGGCAGTGTCGCCCACCTCAAATCTGACCTCGAAGACGCAGACTACGAGACGCAACTCGAAAAGCGGTCCAAGCAGGGTCTCATCACCCCCGGACTGGAGTATCGGGTCATCGACGACGACGGCAACGACGTTCCCCAGGACGGCGAGGCCTTCGGGGAACTCCACATCCGCGGCCCGTGGGTCACGACCGAGTACTTCGCGCGCCCGGAGGCCACCGAGGAGGAGTTCGAGGACGGGTACCTGAAGACCGGCGACGTGGTTTCCGTCGACGAGGACGGCTACATCAAAATCGTGGACCGCGCGAAAGACGTCATCAAGAGCGGCGGCGAGTGGATATCCTCACAGGAGCTAGAGAACGCGTTGATGGCCCACGACGCCGTCGCGGAGGCGGCGGTCATCGGCGTGCCGCACGAGCGCTGGCAGGAGCGTCCGCTCGCCCTCGTCGTTCCGGTGGACGGGGCCGACACCAGCGCGCTCGACGACGAGTTGCGCGACCACATCCTCGCGGAGTACCCGAAGTGGTGGGTTCCGGACGCAGTCGTCACAATCGAGGAAGTCCCGAAGACGGCCACCGGGAAGTTCAACAAACAGGCGTTACGGGCCGAATACGGCGACGAATCGCTCGTCGAGGGTCGAGTCCCGGACGACGCCGCGCCCGAGTCGTAA
- a CDS encoding acyl-CoA dehydrogenase family protein: MELLSDHPVPEHAREVKQEAREFAQEHIEPNAADYYASGEYPWEILEAGMDAGLVAQDLGEDLGGKGFDLHQVLAIAEEFYKADAGIALTLQLASFGAEIVEDHGAEWQHEEFLKPVAQNDQITGLAVSEPQTGSDLAGMTTSAEKDGDEWVINGEKYWVGNAVEADWLTLYAKTGDDPNNRYGNYSMFIVPTDAPGYHAEHIPEKMGFRASKQGHIVLEDCRIPEENLVGVEGAGFYMLAEFFNHGRVIVAGHGLGMAAAAIEEAWEFVHDREAFGKTVDEFQAVQHKLADMHLAFQSARSLTWDAADRVANQENAGYWAALAKTEATEAAMDCAEKGMQLHGGRSVLTENRISRVYRDVRIPVIYEGANDIQRNLIYRQAPQ, from the coding sequence ATGGAGCTACTCTCGGACCACCCAGTGCCGGAACACGCTCGCGAGGTCAAACAGGAAGCCCGCGAGTTCGCGCAGGAACACATCGAGCCGAACGCCGCCGACTACTACGCGTCGGGCGAGTACCCGTGGGAGATTCTCGAAGCCGGGATGGACGCCGGACTCGTCGCGCAGGACCTCGGCGAGGACCTCGGCGGCAAGGGGTTCGACCTCCACCAAGTGCTCGCCATCGCCGAGGAGTTCTACAAGGCCGACGCCGGTATCGCGCTGACGCTCCAGTTGGCGAGTTTCGGCGCGGAAATCGTCGAGGACCACGGCGCGGAGTGGCAGCACGAGGAGTTCCTGAAGCCGGTCGCCCAGAACGACCAGATTACGGGCCTCGCGGTGTCTGAACCGCAGACCGGGAGCGACCTCGCGGGGATGACCACCAGCGCCGAGAAGGACGGCGACGAGTGGGTCATCAACGGCGAGAAGTACTGGGTCGGTAACGCCGTCGAGGCCGACTGGCTCACGCTGTACGCGAAGACCGGCGACGACCCGAACAACCGCTACGGCAACTACTCGATGTTCATCGTGCCGACGGACGCCCCCGGCTACCACGCCGAGCACATCCCCGAGAAGATGGGCTTCCGCGCCTCCAAGCAGGGCCACATCGTCCTCGAAGACTGCCGCATCCCAGAGGAGAACCTCGTCGGCGTCGAGGGCGCGGGCTTCTACATGCTCGCGGAGTTCTTTAACCACGGCCGCGTCATCGTCGCGGGTCACGGCCTCGGGATGGCCGCCGCGGCCATCGAGGAGGCCTGGGAGTTCGTCCACGACCGCGAGGCGTTCGGCAAGACCGTCGACGAATTCCAAGCAGTCCAGCACAAACTCGCGGACATGCACTTGGCCTTCCAGTCCGCGCGCTCGCTCACGTGGGACGCCGCCGACCGCGTCGCCAATCAGGAGAACGCCGGGTACTGGGCGGCCCTCGCCAAGACCGAAGCGACCGAAGCCGCGATGGACTGCGCCGAGAAGGGGATGCAACTCCACGGCGGCCGCTCGGTCCTGACCGAGAACCGCATCTCCCGCGTCTACCGCGACGTGCGGATTCCGGTCATCTACGAGGGTGCCAACGACATCCAGCGCAACCTCATCTACCGACAAGCGCCGCAGTAA
- a CDS encoding DICT sensory domain-containing protein, with product MSLTELITGVEDHEKTLAVFNADARVVSDLREQFADRNLAVTAEQTVSGRPGQFLTLSDGDTVLTATDLDSFYETLESHDGHLSTTHTGYRTVLDYLDETMFTSWSIGRMVAASREIEDRAWRVGNGSLHAGFQTLSTLEGELDLYERLGDSDVDVHAYAVPDIDPPDQSAFTLHLERTQEIADSWFVVFDGGDDPSQKCALLAEEREPRKFYGFWTYDESTVDWIIEHLETSYGFVDSEA from the coding sequence ATGTCACTGACGGAACTCATCACCGGGGTTGAAGACCACGAGAAGACCCTCGCGGTGTTCAACGCCGACGCCCGGGTCGTGTCCGACCTGCGCGAGCAGTTCGCCGACCGCAACCTCGCGGTGACCGCGGAGCAGACGGTGAGCGGTCGCCCCGGGCAGTTCCTGACGCTGAGTGACGGCGACACCGTGCTCACGGCCACAGACCTCGACAGTTTCTACGAGACGCTCGAGAGCCACGACGGCCACCTGTCGACGACGCACACCGGGTATCGGACCGTCCTCGACTACCTCGACGAGACGATGTTCACGTCGTGGTCCATCGGTCGGATGGTCGCCGCCTCTCGCGAAATCGAGGACCGGGCGTGGCGCGTCGGCAACGGGTCGCTCCACGCCGGGTTCCAGACGCTGTCCACCCTGGAAGGCGAGTTGGACCTCTACGAACGCCTCGGCGACTCGGACGTGGACGTCCACGCCTACGCCGTCCCCGACATCGACCCGCCGGACCAGAGCGCCTTCACGCTCCACCTCGAACGCACGCAGGAGATAGCGGACTCGTGGTTCGTCGTCTTCGACGGCGGCGACGACCCGAGCCAGAAGTGTGCGCTCCTCGCCGAGGAGCGGGAACCGCGGAAGTTCTACGGCTTCTGGACCTACGACGAATCGACGGTCGACTGGATAATCGAGCATCTGGAGACGAGTTACGGATTCGTGGATAGCGAGGCTTGA